GACCAAAGTGTGGCTCCGGGAGGGGAGGATGATGAAAATTCTCTGTCTCCTGAGGCCTGCTACGAGTGCAAGATCAACGGCTATCCCAAGAAGGGGCGCAATCGACGCAGCACCAATTCGACGCGGGATGACGTGCAGGTACTTTGCCGCTCGGGAAAACTGAATTAAATTGACGGCAAAATAAACGTAAAAGTCAGAATTGCGCGTTGTCTCCTTTAAACAAGTTAACTACGTTGCCTCGCGCCTGTCACCTGATGGCTTCATGCTAACATAAATGGAAAATGCTATTCGTTTGGTTAGCATCTCTGGTTATAGTTTTACAGccctttaaaggtcaaatgtcatgcctataaacagaTTTTGTAATGaagaatacatataacattaggaggtggttagagcactggtttggtaaaccaggggttgtgagttcgtatcccactggggcctccactccctgagaagggttgcgtcaggatgggcatccggcgtaaaaattgtgccaaacgtacatatgcgttcatctgagatgacacgctgtggcgaccccgaaagggacaagccgaaagaaacacacacacacacacatataacacAAAtgcacttcaatgtctgtacgaaaaaattaatatgagtagagagcgcgtcatccatgcgcaaagttgcagaagtgtcatccgacatccaagtggtcgccatattgcctgcatcgtctGTCCATTActtcacaccgggacattcgccattgaaaacatgatgTTCCACcaactatgggacacggaagctcttttcaaagaagacaacatctcacaatcgaggggagtgaccggggcaatattaccctattgtttcgagctatatttagatgatatgcggatcacttctagctaacaacagactcccagacagtatgtatgagccagcccggccgaagccgtgcttggCACCGACGGGtagatcgacacatttagcacccctaactTACGTgctcggatcttttgttacattctgagaggataacgccccccccccccccaccactattatttttttttagtagctatgtATCTTACacactgtcatttggaacccacgaagctctcgtcctttgcacctgtgcaatccatttttcacgacgacccgggtcttttggaaaagtatgaagaatgaatccatcctcttgagtgttcgaacaatatccaccaatgcaacgagccggcattttggctaacacgaaggaacaacgagctcccttcccggaggtaaaactaatggaaacaaacgaaaccacttgagggcggtcctgccatgtacgtcacttcctgcttcttgtcgaaaacaaatcccttcagaggattttcatggcgggagttacaaaaagccaaatatgtcaaaaatcacgttgtgtggtgaaaaaacgggtgggtccataccggctgccgtttttttccattaataacgtactaaaaatcatccatttcatgacacttgatctttaaaACAAGcttagcttcatgctaacataaATGGCAAATGCTATTCATTTGGTTAGCATCTGTCGTTACAGTTTTGGAGCCCTGTAAACATCAGATATTTAAACACAGTTACATAACACATACACGgacaataaatataataatattcacAGGCATAAATTATTCATCCTTTACAAAACATTGCAAATATTCTTGCAATTTAATAATCAGTAGGAGTTTTTGTTTCCATTGATTGTATTGTACTGTAgctactgccccctggtggccaaggcggGCACAACAGAAGGAGCAGCATTGCAGCATTAAATTGCGAGTCACAAACTTTCGAGTGCAATTTTTACAGTTGTTAGAAtgtacaatgttatttaaaaaaaaaacaaatttttgagGGAAATGGGTGGGGGCGGGGCTTGAACAgatgaatggcatttccatttatttgaagGGGGGAAATGATTTGAGAGTTCCCGCGTTTCTCCGCAGACGTCCGACAACGAGATGATCAGCCTGGCCAGCGTGGACGTCGAGGACACGCTGCACTTGCACCTGAACCTCAGCGCGCTGAGCAAGCGCGAGCGCCTCCTGGAGTTCACGCCGGCCCTGTCCGCCCTCGCCGACCACGTGCGCTACAGCATCGACGGCGGCAACGAAGAGGGCCACTTCAAGATCGACCGGAGGGAGGGCGTCAGCTACCTGCACCTGAGCAAGAAGAAGGTCCCGGCCCCCGGCGCGTACGACCTCCGCATCAGCAGCGTGCCCCTGTACAGGAAGAAGGAGCTGAACGCGCTGGAGGATCGGCACGATAAAGACTACCTCACGGGGCAGCTGGGGGACATCCTGAAGATGAGGGTGCAGGTCGTCCTGCATTAACCAGCGCAAGACTGTGGCGGGCGGAGAGGTTGACGATCCACAAACGGCGAAACATCTCgaactcgggggggggggggggagggggcggggcgtGGGGGTGTTTTCACTTTTGCTTGCCACCAAAGAAACGAGGAGGAGGGCGCAAGCGTTCGATTGCCAAAGATGATTCTACACGCGTCGTAGGTATTATTACAATTGCTGTGGGAAAAAAGTGATGAGCGACTGAACGCTCGGCTCAGTCAAAAAACGAAGAACATTCATgagaaatgtgtaaaaaaaaaaaaaaaaaacgggatggggaaaaaaaaatacgtgtTTGCATGTCGTGCGGAATCGGTGCCGCGTCGAAAGGCAAAAGGACAACGGGAAActctgaaggttttttttttcctctctctctctctctttttcttcttctcaaatAACTGTGCCCAAGCGGAAGAAGAGGACGTCCCACTAGTCCGAAGTCTTGAGTTCATTTCCTTCACGGATGCGACGCGCGATTCGCGGCGGGAGGTCAAATTGCGAGCGGATCGGGCAGGAGAGGAAAGGAAGCCACCGAGGACTTTTGAGACGTCGCGGCAGGCGTCCCGTCGCGTATTTAAAATACGCCCgtccgctctttttttttttttttttttccaacggatCGTTCATATTTACTGGTGCTAGCGACACGACCACATAGCTTCAGAAAAAAtgcactgtgccaccatgcgaGTCTCTCACGACGACTCTCGATTTCACGTCCGCCGGCCGCTTTTCTCTATATTTCATGTAAATTGTGTTTATACTGTAATAATCAATGCCACTTTTAATCTTATGTTGCCTTTGTAAACTAGAGGAAGCCCCCTGGAttacgcggggggggggggggggtgtaacggTGCTTATAATGACCAACTACTTTCTTTTATTATCTGTATACATTCACATACGTGCGCACGGACATACACACATCTGAAATTAACGATGACAAACCTGGACCTTCCTGATCATGCACTGAGGCCTTCGCGGCCACACATTCTCTCACACGTACAGATCAGTGCCGCATCACCAAGGGCCAGCCCGACGCCGGTCTGGGTTCTTGTTCACGTCAGCGGGGGTTTAGTTGTACATtcacaataaagaaaaacattctttTGGTGTACATGGAATTGCAGCTGTTCCCCTTCCTCGCCAAATGTCTTTCTGCCTGCGGTGGGATTTTCTAGCATGTGCACAGAGGCGGTCAGCCCAAaattttaaactatacatgtatttctacaatAGAGTTTATTgtaaggaaaagctaaaaaaaaatgctttaataaGCCTACATTTTTAGGCttagaacgcattatttctttttccattcattgggaaatgggaaacatcgattcggttttcgaacaaatcacttatcGAAACGTTTTGTGGAAcgaattgtggtcgagaaccgaggcatcactgtatatgaaATGGGTttctattgcaaaaaaaaaaaaattttgcatGAGGAATTTGCGaccccttctgaggataagcggtgaagaaaatggatggatgaatgcgaCCTTATTCCAAGTACAAAATGACAGCGCAACACGGCAATTAGGTCACGCATTACTCCAGGGTAAAACTACATTCTAAAAACACGTAGTTACGAATACAATTTATGCCTTGAGCCTTCCTGGCAAGTCCAGAATCAACACCTGTTGTAGCGCAAGGGAAGTTAATGCCATGtatgcgctttgttgtgaattcccacgctgccgaatattttaaactatacatatattcCTATtacgcagtttattatcaggaaaagcaaaaaatttttaggcttggaacgcattagttctttttccattcactgtaatgggaaacatcgattcggtttccgaacaaatcacttctcgaagcgttttctggaacggattgtagtCGAGagccgaggcatcactgtatatgaaAAAGAATGACCTGTCAAACCAACGTTTGCTTGGGGAATTTgcaaccccttgtgaggataagcgatgaagaaaatggatggatgaatgcaagCCTTATTCCAAGTACAAAATGGCAGCGCAACACGGCAATTAGGTCATGCATTACTCCAGAGTAAAACTACGAGTTGCCAACACAATTTATACCTCGACCGGTCCTGGCAAGTCCAGAATCAACACCTGCTGTAGCACCTGGGAAGTTAATGCTATGTAATGCTAGGTATGATTTTTGTTGTGAATccccacggcgccgaaaatttGAAACTATGcacgtatttctactatgcagtttattatcaggaaaagctaaaaaaaaaaaaaatgctttaataaGCCtaaatttttaggcttggaacgcattatttcttttccattcattgtaatgggaaacatcaattcgtttttcaaacaaatcacttctcaaaccgttttctggaacggatcgtgGTCGAGGGCCATGGCATCACTGCATATGAAAAAGAATGTCCTGTCAAATTGTTGACGTTTGCATGAGGAATTtgcgaccccttgtgaggataagcggtgaagaaaatggatgaatgcaaaCCTTACTCGAGTACAAAATGACAGCGCAACACAGAAATTAGGTCGCGCATTGCTCCAGGGAAAAACTACATTCTACAAACACGTAGTTACCAACACCATTTATGCCTCGAGCCATCCTGGCAAGTCCAGAATCAACACCTGCTGTAGCGCCAGGGAAGTTAATCCTATGTAATACTATGTACGctttttgttgtgaattcccacaccactgaaaattttaaactatacatgtatttctactatgcagtttaatatcaagaaaagctaaaacAAAATGCTTTAATAAGCCTAAAtttttaggctcggaacgcattatttctttttccattcattgtaatgggaaacatcgatttggttttcaaacaaatcacttctcaaaccattttctggagcgtattgtggttgagaaccgaggcttcactgtatatgaaatGTACGGAAGCGTCTTGCTgtcacacgcacaaaaaaaaatactgttttccggagtatttttttgtttttcgaaCTAATTTTTTGTCCCGTGTTTTTCAAGCTATTTTTCCCCCTCGAGTTATCGGGACACATCGCACTCACGCCAGAACCTGTGAACAACAAGTGACTCTTGACGGACTCTGCAATAAGGAAAATGACCATCTTATTTTCTgtgatcaaattttattttgatatagAATATATAAGATATAAGACACTGGAAGATACTCCTGTCTTTGAGTCACATAGAAGGTATCATTAACTCAGTAAAATAATATCTCAAAAAACAGAGGCGAAAAAAAATTCGCCcgaaaaactgagaaaaaaaatttgtccgaaaaacagaaaaaaaacttagCCCAAAaaccaggattaaaaaaaaaattaaaaagacccGTCAAATCGTTGACGGTTGCATGAGGAATTTGCGACCCCTTGTGGAGCGACCAGTCAGTGCAAGTATGTGAATCTCGGGGATGTCTTAGTCATAAActgtaaaacttaaaaaaaaaaaaaaaaaaaaaaagtcattcagcAGTTGAAAAATTACTTCCCATcacccagaaaaaaagtcaaagaatgCAAACGGGGcggcacagctggtaaagcgttggcctcacagttctgaggtcccgggttcaatcccggacccgcctgtgtggagtttttaatgggtcactccaaattgcccctaggtgtgattgtgagtgcagccgtttgtctggatgtgtcctgtgattggctggcaaacagttcagggtgtaccccgatgacagctggtataggccccagccctccccgcgacccctgtgaggataagcggctaagaaaatggatggaaaacctTATTCCCAGTACAAAACAGCAATTACTCcacggaaaaaaaattacattctaaAAACACGTAGTTACCAACACAATTTACAAAATGCCTCGAGCCATCCTGGCAAGTCCAGAATCCAGAAAGTCCAGTGCTGTAGCGCCAGGGAACTTAATGCTATGTAAACAAATGTCattataatttatattatttccattaagtgtatttttaattagGAACTGTCTGCGTGAAGGCCATTCAAGACCGACAGCAGCTTCATAAAATCGTTGTCAAACACTGCCCCCGTGTGGACGAATACAATACTGCTAAAATAATAAGACGTTTTAAATCAATGTACAAAGAAGAAATTTATTAAGAAGTACAAGAGTAACTGTAAATTCCAACAATTGAAAGCTTTAATTGTGTCCCGTTGAGCCGAAGCCTCCCGCCCCGCGTTCCGTCTCGTCGAGTGACTgggggggaaggaaaaaaaaaaaaaacatttttgttgcgaAAATAGGAGCGCCGCTGACTTGCATGCAAAACTTTCCCGTGCTTCGGCTTCTTTACCGCCTGCTCGACTAACTCCGGGAAGGCGATTCTCTCGCAGACCAGCTGGGCAACCCGGTCACCTTTTTTCACTACAAGTTTGAACACAAAAACTGACGCTATGAAACTGAGAtgtggaaaggggaaaaaataaaattaaaaaaaacggaaaaatagaaaatgcatTAGATTTGTTTTGTGCGTTTGACTGATGCTCACAACATGTTCACTCAAAAGATGAAGCAGTGAAGTTAAAAGTTGAGGACGACAAacggatacttttttttttttttttcaaagcgttGTGGACCATGCAGCATATTGAATGATaaccttatatatatatatatatatattttttttttttttaattattatttttacattttattattttattggttCCAGTtatgagtttaaaagtacaacaaaaacgtACGCAAATGAAATTGTCAAAACATGGCCATTTAGCCGTTCCCTATACTGCACTCGGTCGGGTTTGCCTCCAAtgtgaggaagaagaagaagaagaaaaaaaaaaaaaaaaacaaacaatctaCTTCAACTGCACATAGAAGAAGAATCAACGAGCACGAGTAGAACAAGACGGCGCCAGGTTTGGGCGCCGCCAAAGCAGGAAGCTAAATATCagtcactcgcatttgaaaaacgtacgggtgtggtcagtcatgccggCAGatgtaaagttgcgggtgtgtgttcagTTTGTCGCATACGCACCTGTCAAATCGCAATATGTTTCATTTacaatctttcacaaaaaaatggctGCATGCAAAAGTCTTTTCTGAGGTCTGCCAGGGTgattttcaacacatttttaaaaataatatactaTCACCGACGTAATAAAATCCCGGAACAGCTAACGTGAGGACTTAAGCGCTAAGtccagatgaaaatgacattgagagacGGAAACGTTGCGCGAcggagactttctgaggctctCCGGGtcttataataatattatagtattccactatttttttttccccctccaataTTAGCGAACTTGTCAATTACCTTCAAATGTCTGCTTGCTGAAGTTAAACAGAACGATGCCAACGTTGCCTCTGTAGTCCTCATCAATCACTCCGGCTAAGGACACGCACGGGGCGGGAAATAAAATTTACAATCACCTCATGAACCAGACTGAAGGAGGAAAACCACGTacggtaccgtaatttccagcctattcttccagctcttccgggggggatcccaagccagccgagagacatagtctctccaccgtgtcctgggtcgtcctcggggtctctttccggtgagacGTGCCCGGAGCACCTCACCACGGAGGCGTCCGGGatgcatccggatcagatgccccagccacctcatcttgcgcctctcaatgcggaggatcaGCGActcgacattgagcccctcccagttgaccgagcttctcacccgacctctaagggagagcccggacaccctgcggaggaaactcatttcggccgcttgtatccgcgATCTTGTTcttcggtcacgacccgcagctcatgcCCAAAGGTGATGGTAGGAACATAGAACGactggtaaatagagagctttgccttttcaacttagctccctctttaccacaccTTTGTGTTCCGtcttttgtaaacatctcgtgtttcagtgtgggcacttgcggcttatacacaggtgcggcttatgtatgtaccaaatggtatttccttaacaaatgtactgggtgaggcttataaccaggtgcactctgtaggccgggaattacggtagattcACAAAGAATGGATTGAATTTGCCATTTCACTCACCTCCGACGTCAATAAAGTGCTTTACTGCGAGTCCAGATCTTGGGGCTGACGAGACAGTACAGTAACGTTACTCCCTATTTGTGGGTGTGCATGTGGgcggggggacacacacacgaCAACTCACCCACTCTGCCATAACAGCCGTGCGGTACTGCAATCTGGATGTCAGTTTTCACAACAGCCTTGTCCATCGGACCAATAGAATAATCATACGcactgtagtaaaaaaaaaaaaaaaaaaagtttgaggttagatgacatccatccatccattttctttcctgcttatcctcacaaggagtgttaaagcctatcccagctgtcaatgggcagggggcggggtacaccctgaactggttgccagccaaccgcagggcacatcgagacaaacagccgcacttgcaatcacaccatggggcaatttagagtgtccaattaatcttgcatgtttttggaatgtgggaggaaaccggagtgcccagagaaaacccacgcaggcaaacttcacacaggcggggccgggatggaacccgggacctcagaagtgtgaggccgcCGAACCAAATTCATAGTtctatcaatcacagcaagttgtccaggtcctgatggtgaaaagcagccccagagcATCAAGCAACATGTTTGGCTGTTGTTATGATGTTCCCTGggtaaaatattgcatttgattgATGCAGACGCCTTCCCAAAAGTTCAACTTTCGTCTTATCAATCCAGAGAAGATCCTTGTAAGTCCGGAAATCATTAcataaaaaatttaattaatttcagcCTATTTGTGACCCAGACACTCGTTTTAACAATTGTGACCtttgctttttggggggggggggaattctgcAATTTCCAAATTCATACCTGCCAACTGGTACGGTTTAGCCGCAGTTCATACGgcttttgtggtgaatcttgcGTATATGGCCGTACATCACAAATCATAGATTCTGAAAATTTCCGTTTGCTTTTGCTCAAAATGGCGCCCGTCCACTCTATTGTAGGGAAAACCCAAAGCTGGGGAATTCCAAACGTAgcctgcatcaaagattttCGTCGCAGCAGGCATGATGTTTAGCGCGGCGATAAATGTTGATTTAGATGAGCGAAATCCTTTCATTTCCGGTAACCTTCCGGTAAATCCTCGGCCCGGCTTGAGCACCGCCGAGCCGGACACCTCACCGCGGAAAACACGGAGGCTGCCGGCCGGCTCTCGGCTACCTGTCGCAATCGATCGAATCGTGAATGATACGCTCTTGGTAACACTGACCTATCGAGATGGGAGCTATACGCGGATATTACTCGAGTGAGTGTCatttgttgagaaaatttcaggggggtaGGGGTGgagtatcgtgcgcctgcctctcccGCGCGCCATGTGAGGCATGAAAAGTGTTGCCACATATGCAGCTCACGGAGCGAGGCACGAATGAATACTTGGGTGCAAAACAGCATCTTTTGCCGATATTATTTGCAGAGCCACAGTTGCACCTCATGAAATCAGATTAAAAATCCCCAACATTTCGCATCGACAGCTAAAATGGATCCTAGAGCACAAAGCAAGGTGGCTCGAAGTTCCCGACGTGGAGGTTTAAGATCAAAAGCTGCGCAGTGGAattatttcaacatttcaaactcatttcgTGGGGTGTAGAAGAGGCGGAAAGCACCTGTAGAGGTCGTAGCCGGCGGCCTTGGTGGAACCCCGCGTGGGGGTCGTGGCATGCTCGGACAGTTTGGCGAAGCGGAGAACGGAGAGCTCCTCTTCGCCGCGGTTGCTTTTCAACCTCTTGGATGGAGAAACTTCACAACCATTTGCTACCTCAAGGCAGGCCATATTGGCAAACGGTACAACGGAGGGCAATGAAAAATACTAAtcgtaattaaataaaaatcgaAAATGAATATTGTTCCGTCGGTGACGACAAAAGCTGCAATTCGCTCAAGCGCGTCATTTCCGGGAAAAAGAGCGCCGTCCCCCAAATCTTTCTGTACATTAGCACAACTAAAACGTTACAGTGGATATAACCTGCTTAGTTACGAATTTATATACGTTTAAAACGAGAGTAAATGCTTcaattttaatgaaaacaacGCCTAATGCtgttttaaacaaaattatGGGTATGACGTCATAAGCACGCGACAGCATCGCATCTCTCGAGACCTTTTTCATCACTATATCACAGGGACCTCGCGAGATCTTCATTTACCACAACACCATCGGAACCAGCCGCAAATTCTTTTAAACTTACATTCACGCCGTTGCAAAATTAACAACAACGCAGCGTTTTTGACGTCTACGCGTT
The DNA window shown above is from Syngnathoides biaculeatus isolate LvHL_M chromosome 3, ASM1980259v1, whole genome shotgun sequence and carries:
- the dut gene encoding deoxyuridine 5'-triphosphate nucleotidohydrolase, mitochondrial isoform X2, whose protein sequence is MEKHAARLKSNRGEEELSVLRFAKLSEHATTPTRGSTKAAGYDLYSAYDYSIGPMDKAVVKTDIQIAVPHGCYGRVAPRSGLAVKHFIDVGAGVIDEDYRGNVGIVLFNFSKQTFEVKKGDRVAQLVCERIAFPELVEQASLDETERGAGGFGSTGHN
- the dut gene encoding deoxyuridine 5'-triphosphate nucleotidohydrolase, mitochondrial isoform X1; protein product: MACLEVANGCEVSPSKRLKSNRGEEELSVLRFAKLSEHATTPTRGSTKAAGYDLYSAYDYSIGPMDKAVVKTDIQIAVPHGCYGRVAPRSGLAVKHFIDVGAGVIDEDYRGNVGIVLFNFSKQTFEVKKGDRVAQLVCERIAFPELVEQASLDETERGAGGFGSTGHN